In the Brachyhypopomus gauderio isolate BG-103 chromosome 4, BGAUD_0.2, whole genome shotgun sequence genome, one interval contains:
- the tfe3a gene encoding transcription factor E3a isoform X1: MSGSAVTKQEHREGKGMSESWFPQKSMSQTVQAGQRAPHEQQTVFVILDSTAESVNLISVEPLLPESGIVADIEVEGILASDSETFYQLKSQPITISDPAAPAVCVSSPVSSAMTSRVLMRQELMRQQAQDQERREAQQHASSAQLRPADASPAISVTSTLPSGRPTPTQVPVEVLKVQTHLENPTKYHIQQAQRQQVKQYLSHTLGNKASNQTLAASSSPQAGSAPKLAPANSSTPSSPLAVLSLGPNKEEIEDVIDDLISLESSLNDEFVTTLIDSGLQLPNTLPVSGNLLDVYSSAGMAAPTITVSNSCPADLHNVKQEMTDAEAKAIIKDRQKKDNHNLIERRRRFNINDRIKELGDLVPKSSDPEMRWNKGTILKASVDYIRKLQKEQQRAKEMELKQKKLELTNRSLLLRIQELEMQARVHGIASSQGSDPAHRQQHLRQDVPPLDCSAEPLSKTFLTLGGQGLHQTTISTLLSPPPSASPVGEAMTIPLDLGTLSFGELDDPASSMFGPALMGDMGLGDILMDDGGALSPVGGADPLLSSVSPGASKTSSRRSSFSMEEDL; the protein is encoded by the exons ATGTCTGGTTCGGCTGTCACGAAACAGGAGCACAGAGAAGGAAAGGGAATGTCGGAGTCTTGGTTTCCACAGAAGAGCATGAGTCAGACAGTCCAGGCCGGGCAGCGAGCTCCTCACGAACAGCAGACAGTCTTCGTGATTCTTGATTCCACTGCTGAATCCGTTAATCTCATCAG TGTGGAGCCCCTTTTACCAGAGTCCGGGATCGTGGCTGACATCGAGGTGGAAGGCATCCTCGCGTCTGATTCAGAAACGTTCTATCAGCTGAAGAGTCAGCCCATCACAATCAG TGACCCGGCAGCCccggccgtgtgtgtgtccagcccgGTCTCCTCCGCCATGACGTCACGGGTGTTGATGAGGCAGGAGTTGATGAGGCAGCAGGCCCAGGACCAGGAGCGCAGAGAAGCCCAGCAACACGCCTCCAGCGCCCAGCTACGCCCCGCCGACGCCTCGCCCGCCATCTCCGTCACCTCCACCCTGCCGTCGGGTCGCCCTACGCCCACGCAGGTCCCCGTGGAAGTGCTGAAG GTCCAGACTCACCTGGAGAACCCCACCAAGTACCACATCCAGCAGGCTCAGAGGCAGCAGGTGAAGCAGTACCTCTCCCACACGCTTGGCAACAAGGCGTCCAACCAGACGCTGGCCGCATCCTCCTCGCCGCaggcaggctccgcccccaagCTGGCTCCGGCCAACAGCAGCACTCCAAGCAGCCCCTTAGCCGTGCTCAGCCTTGGTCCGAACAAAGAGGAG ATTGAAGACGTCATCGATGACCTCATCAGCCTGGAATCCAGCCTGAACGATGAGTTTGTGACCACGCTGATCGACTCCGGCCTGCAGCTTCCCAACACG CTGCCGGTCTCAGGAAATCTCCTGGATGTGTACAGCAGTGCCGGGATGGCAGCCCCCACCATCACAGTCAGCAACTCCTGTCCTGCAGACCTGCACAATGTCAAACAAGAAATGACAG ATGCTGAGGCTAAAGCTATCATTAAGGACCGGCAGAAAAAGGACAATCACAACCTCA TCGAGCGACGAAGGCGCTTCAACATCAACGACCGCATTAAGGAACTCGGGGACCTCGTTCCAAAGTCCAGCGACCC TGAGATGCGGTGGAACAAGGGCACCATCCTGAAGGCGTCGGTGGACTACATCCGCAAGCTGCAGAAGGAGCAGCAGAGGGCCAAGGAGATGGAGCTCAAGCAGAAGAAGCTGGAGCTAACCAATCGCAGCTTGCTCCTCCGCATACAG GAGTTGGAGATGCAGGCTCGTGTCCATGGCATCGCTTCCTCCCAGGGTTCTGACCCCGCCCACAGGCAGCAGCATCTGCGGCAGGATGTCCCGCCTCTGGACTGCAGCGCAGAGCCCCTCTCCAAGACCTTCCTCACTCTGGGTGGACAAGGGCTCCACCagaccaccatctccactctaCTCTCCCCGCCGCCTTCAGCCTCACCCGTGGGCGAAGCCATGACCATCCCACTCGACCTCGGTACTCTTAGCTTCGGCGAGCTGGATGACCCCGCCTCCTCCATGTTCGGACCAGCCTTAATGGGAGACATGGGCCTGGGGGACATTCTGATGGACGACGGCGGTGCTCTGTCTCCAGTAGGGGGTGCCGATCCGCTGCTGTCCTCCGTCTCCCCAGGGGCCTCCAAGACCAGCAGTCGCAGAAGCAGCTTTAGCATGGAAGAGGACTTGTGA
- the tfe3a gene encoding transcription factor E3a isoform X2 yields the protein MTSRVLMRQELMRQQAQDQERREAQQHASSAQLRPADASPAISVTSTLPSGRPTPTQVPVEVLKVQTHLENPTKYHIQQAQRQQVKQYLSHTLGNKASNQTLAASSSPQAGSAPKLAPANSSTPSSPLAVLSLGPNKEEIEDVIDDLISLESSLNDEFVTTLIDSGLQLPNTLPVSGNLLDVYSSAGMAAPTITVSNSCPADLHNVKQEMTDAEAKAIIKDRQKKDNHNLIERRRRFNINDRIKELGDLVPKSSDPEMRWNKGTILKASVDYIRKLQKEQQRAKEMELKQKKLELTNRSLLLRIQELEMQARVHGIASSQGSDPAHRQQHLRQDVPPLDCSAEPLSKTFLTLGGQGLHQTTISTLLSPPPSASPVGEAMTIPLDLGTLSFGELDDPASSMFGPALMGDMGLGDILMDDGGALSPVGGADPLLSSVSPGASKTSSRRSSFSMEEDL from the exons ATGACGTCACGGGTGTTGATGAGGCAGGAGTTGATGAGGCAGCAGGCCCAGGACCAGGAGCGCAGAGAAGCCCAGCAACACGCCTCCAGCGCCCAGCTACGCCCCGCCGACGCCTCGCCCGCCATCTCCGTCACCTCCACCCTGCCGTCGGGTCGCCCTACGCCCACGCAGGTCCCCGTGGAAGTGCTGAAG GTCCAGACTCACCTGGAGAACCCCACCAAGTACCACATCCAGCAGGCTCAGAGGCAGCAGGTGAAGCAGTACCTCTCCCACACGCTTGGCAACAAGGCGTCCAACCAGACGCTGGCCGCATCCTCCTCGCCGCaggcaggctccgcccccaagCTGGCTCCGGCCAACAGCAGCACTCCAAGCAGCCCCTTAGCCGTGCTCAGCCTTGGTCCGAACAAAGAGGAG ATTGAAGACGTCATCGATGACCTCATCAGCCTGGAATCCAGCCTGAACGATGAGTTTGTGACCACGCTGATCGACTCCGGCCTGCAGCTTCCCAACACG CTGCCGGTCTCAGGAAATCTCCTGGATGTGTACAGCAGTGCCGGGATGGCAGCCCCCACCATCACAGTCAGCAACTCCTGTCCTGCAGACCTGCACAATGTCAAACAAGAAATGACAG ATGCTGAGGCTAAAGCTATCATTAAGGACCGGCAGAAAAAGGACAATCACAACCTCA TCGAGCGACGAAGGCGCTTCAACATCAACGACCGCATTAAGGAACTCGGGGACCTCGTTCCAAAGTCCAGCGACCC TGAGATGCGGTGGAACAAGGGCACCATCCTGAAGGCGTCGGTGGACTACATCCGCAAGCTGCAGAAGGAGCAGCAGAGGGCCAAGGAGATGGAGCTCAAGCAGAAGAAGCTGGAGCTAACCAATCGCAGCTTGCTCCTCCGCATACAG GAGTTGGAGATGCAGGCTCGTGTCCATGGCATCGCTTCCTCCCAGGGTTCTGACCCCGCCCACAGGCAGCAGCATCTGCGGCAGGATGTCCCGCCTCTGGACTGCAGCGCAGAGCCCCTCTCCAAGACCTTCCTCACTCTGGGTGGACAAGGGCTCCACCagaccaccatctccactctaCTCTCCCCGCCGCCTTCAGCCTCACCCGTGGGCGAAGCCATGACCATCCCACTCGACCTCGGTACTCTTAGCTTCGGCGAGCTGGATGACCCCGCCTCCTCCATGTTCGGACCAGCCTTAATGGGAGACATGGGCCTGGGGGACATTCTGATGGACGACGGCGGTGCTCTGTCTCCAGTAGGGGGTGCCGATCCGCTGCTGTCCTCCGTCTCCCCAGGGGCCTCCAAGACCAGCAGTCGCAGAAGCAGCTTTAGCATGGAAGAGGACTTGTGA